In Prunus dulcis chromosome 2, ALMONDv2, whole genome shotgun sequence, a single genomic region encodes these proteins:
- the LOC117619118 gene encoding glutamate synthase [NADH], amyloplastic isoform X1 — translation MLASSGSVVQLRTKPSLASQLNATPIARLGSRAAACSATRKSTKALANKFFGTRLRPAGSEKLHLWRSDGPGRSPKLRVVVRSLLSAVPEKPLGLYDPSFDKDSCGVGFVAELSGEGSRETITDALEMLVRMAHRGACGCETNTGDGAGILVGLPHDFYKEVAKDVGFELPPAGEYAVGMFFLPTSDSRREESKNVFTKVAESLGHTVLGWRSVPTDNSDLGKSALQTEPVIEQVFLTPTPRSKLDLERQMYILRRVSMVAIRAALNLEHGGAKDFYICSLSSRTVVYKGQLKPIQLKDYYFADLGNERFTSYMALVHSRFSTNTFPSWDRAQPMRVIGHNGEINTLKGNVNWMKAREGLLKCKELGLSRNELKKLLPIVDASSSDSGAFDGVLEFLVQAGRSLPEAMMMMIPEAWQNDKNMDPHRKALYEYFSSLMEPWDGPALISFTDGRYLGATLDRNGLRPGRFYVTHSGRVIMASEVGVVDIPPEDVSRKGRLNPGMMLLVDFENHIVVDDEALKQQYSLARPYGEWLERQKIELKDIVASVQESDRAPPSIAGVIPASTDDENMENMGIHGLLAPLKAFGYTLESLEMLLLPMAKDGVEALGSMGNDTPLAVMSNREKLTFEYFKQMFAQVTNPPIDPIREKVVTSMECMIGPEGDLTETTEEQCHRLSLKGSLLTIEEMEAIKKMNYRGWRCKVLDITYSKERGREGLEETLDRICAEAREAIKKGYTTLVLSDRAFSPKRVAVSSLLAVGAVHQHLVKNLERTRVGLIIESAEPREVHHFCTLVGFGADAICPYLAIEAIWRLQVDGKIPPKANGVIYSKDELVKKYFKASNYGMMKVLAKMGISTLASYKGAQIFEALGLSSEVIERCFAGTPSRVEGATFEMLAHDELHMHELAFPSRTFPPGSAEAVALPNPGDYHWRKGGEVHLNDPFAISKLQEAARTNSVAAYKEYSKFIHELNKACNLRGLLKFKSTEQKIHLDEVEPASEIVKRFCTGAMSYGSISLEAHTTLAMAMNKIGGKSNTGEGGEQPSRMEPLPDGSRNPKRSAIKQVASGRFGVSSYYLTNADELQIKMAQGAKPGEGGELPGHKVIGDIAVTRNSTAGVGLISPPPHHDIYSIEDLAQLIHDLKNANPTARISVKLVSEVGVGVVASGVVKGHADHVLISGHDGGTGASRWTGIKNAGLPWELGLAETHQTLVANDLRGRTTLQTDGQLKTGRDVAIAALLGAEEFGFSTAPLITLGCIMMRKCHKNTCPVGIATQDPVLREKFAGEPEHVINFFFMVAEELREIMSQLGFRTLNEMVGRSDMLEVDKDVTRNNEKLDNIDLSLLLRPAADLRPDAAQYCVQKQDHGLDMALDHKLISLSKAAIEKSLPVYFETTICNVNRAVGTMLSHEVTKRYNREGLPADTIHIKFNGSAGQSLGAFLCPGIMLELEGDSNDYVGKGLSGGKIVVYPPKKSKFDPKENIVIGNVALYGATSGEAYFNGMAAERFCVRNSGARAVVEGVGDHGCEYMTGGTVVVLGKTGRNFAAGMSGGIAYILDVDGQFRSRCNLELVDLDKLEEEDVMTLKMMIQQHQRHTNSLLASQVLADFGNLLPKFVKVIPREYKRVLANMKDEASKQDAVDEAEQDEPELIEKDAFEELKKLAASSSLNGKSNQTVEDSEIFKRPSQVSDAVKHRGFISYEREGVQYRDPNVRMNDWKEVMEETQPGPLLKTQSARCMDCGTPFCHQENSGCPLGNKIPEFNELVYQNRWHEALERLLETNNFPEFTGRVCPAPCEGSCVLGIIENPVSIKSIECAIIDKAFEEGWMVPRPPLKRTGKRVAIVGSGPAGLAAADQLNRLGHTVTVYERADRIGGLMMYGVPNMKADKVDIVQRRVNLMAEEGVNFVVNASVGNDPLYSLDRLREENNAIILAVGATKPRDLPVPGRELSGVHFAMEFLHANTKSLLDSNLQDGNYISAKGKKVVVIGGGDTGTDCIGTSVRHGCSSIINLELLPQPPRTRAPGNPWPQWPRVFRVDYGHQEVAAKFGKDPRSYEVLTKRFVGDENGAVKGLELVSVKWEKDATGKFQFKEIEGSEEIIEVDLVLLAMGFLGPEATVAEKLGLERDNRSNYKAEYGRFSTNVDGVFAAGDCRRGQSLVVWAISEGRQAAAQVDKYLSIEEEDDHTISNGSHENILKRHQDLSKRNTGSSKHTVMT, via the exons ATGTTGGCGAGCTCTGGTTCCGTTGTTCAACTCCGAACCAAACCTTCCCTCGCATCTCAGCTCAATGCCACGCCGATAGCAAGGCTCGGGAGCAGAGCCGCCGCATGCTCTGCTACCAGGAAATCCACCAAGGCTTTGGCCAACAAGTTCTTCGGGACCCGATTGCGGCCCGCCGGATCCGAGAAGCTCCACTTATGGCGATCCGACGGTCCCGGCCGCTCGCCCAAGCTTCGGGTCGTCGTCCGCTCCTTACTCTCCGCCGTTCCCGAGAAACCCCTCGGCCTATACGACCCGTCGTTCGATAAGGACTCGTGTGGGGTTGGTTTCGTCGCTGAATTGTCCGGCGAAGGCAGCCGCGAAACG ATTACGGATGCTTTGGAAATGTTGGTGCGTATGGCACACAGAGGAGCTTGCGGGTGTGAAACGAATACTGGTGATGGAGCTGGGATTCTCGTCGGTCTTCCTCACGACTTCTACAAGGAG GTTGCCAAGGATGTTGGGTTTGAGCTTCCACCGGCAGGGGAATATGCTGTTGGAATGTTTTTCTTGCCCACATCTGACAGTCGAAGAGAAGAAAGCAAAAATGTATTTACAAAG GTTGCAGAGTCTCTTGGACATACTGTTCTTGGATGGCGATCTGTTCCGACAGATAACTCAGACTTGGGGAAGTCTGCTTTGCAGACAGAACCTGTTATTGAGCAAGTGTTTCTTACCCCGACTCCAAGGTCAAAACTTGACCTCGAGCGACAG ATGTACATACTCAGAAGGGTTTCAATGGTTGCCATCCGAGCTGCATTAAACCTTGAACATGGTGGTGCTAAAGACTTCTATATATGTTCCCTTTCCTCAAG GACTGTTGTTTACAAAGGTCAGCTGAAGCCCATTCAGCTGAAGGATTACTATTTTGCAGATCTTGGCAATGAAAGGTTTACGAGCTACATGGCCCTG GTACACTCGCGGTTCTCAACAAATACTTTTCCCAGCTGGGATCGTGCTCAGCCTATGCGTGTCATTGGCCACAATGGAGAAATCAATACCCTTAAAGGAAATGTTAACTG GATGAAGGCACGCGAGGGACTGCTTAAGTGCAAGGAACTTGGTCTATCAAGAAATGAGTTAAAGAAGCTGTTACCAATTGTGGATGCCAGTTCTTCTGATTCAG GAGCTTTTGATGGTGTCCTTGAGTTTCTGGTTCAAGCTGGCAGAAGCCTTCCTGAAgctatgatgatgatgattccTGAAGCATGGCAAAATGACAAGAACATGGATCCTCATAGGAAAGCGCTGTATGAATATTTCTCATCTCTCATGGAGCCATGGGATGGGCCAGCTCTTATATCAT TTACTGATGGTCGCTATTTGGGAGCTACACTGGATCGTAATGGACTTCGGCCTGGTCGATTTTATGTCACCCACAGTGGACGAGTTATTATGGCCAGTGAAGTTGGTGTAGTAGACATTCCTCCAGAAGATGTCAGTAGGAAAGGAAGACTTAACCCTGGAATGATGCTTTTGGTGGATTTTGAGAATCATATTGTTGTAGATGATGAAGCTTTGAAGCAGCAATACTCGTTGGCAAGGCCATACGGGGAGTGGCTTGAGAGGCAAAAGATTGAGCTCAAGGACATAGTAGCTTCTGTTCAAGAATCTGACAGGGCCCCTCCATCCATAGCGGGAGTTATTCCT GCATCTACTGATGATGAAAACATGGAAAACATGGGAATCCATGGTTTATTGGCACCATTGAAAGCTTTTGG CTATACACTTGAATCCCTGGAAATGTTGTTGCTTCCCATGGCAAAAGATGGTGTAGAGGCTCTTGGGTCAATGGGAAACGATACCCCATTGGCTGTCATGTCTAACAGAGAAAAGCTTACGTTTGAGTATTTCAAGCAAATGTTTGCTCAAGTTACAAACCCTCCAATTGATCCCATCCGAGAGAAGGTAGTCACTTCTATGGAATGCATGATTGGTCCGGAGGGTGATCTGACAGAAACCACTGAAGAACAATGTCATCGTCTCTCACTCAAGGGTTCTCTTTTAACCATAGAAGAAATGGAAGCAATCAAAAAAATGAACTACAGAGGTTGGCGTTGCAAAGTTCTTGATATAACTTATTCCAAGGAACGTGGTAGGGAAGGATTGGAGGAGACCTTGGATAGAATCTGTGCTGAAGCACGTGAAGCGATTAAGAAGGGATATACCACACTTGTTCTTTCAGACAGAG CCTTCTCCCCAAAGCGTGTTGCTGTAAGCTCCCTTTTAGCTGTTGGTGCTGTTCATCAACACCTAGTTAAAAATCTTGAACGCACAAGAGTAGGGTTGATAATTGAATCTGCTGAGCCACGTGAAGTACACCATTTCTGTACACTAGTTGGTTTTGGTGCAGATGCTATCTGCCCATACTTGGCTATAGAAGCCATTTGGAGACTGCAGGTTGACGGAAAGATCCCACCAAAAGCTAATGGTGTAATATACTCAAAGGATGAACTGGTTAAAAAGTACTTCAAAGCAAGCAACTATGGAATGATGAAGGTTCTTGCCAAGATGGGGATATCCACTTTAGCCTCTTACAAGGGTGCACAGATTTTTGAAGCTTTGGGTCTTTCATCAGAAGTAATTGAGAGGTGCTTTGCCGGAACCCCTAGTAGGGTTGAGGGTGCAACATTTGAGATGCTTGCTCATGATGAACTTCATATGCACGAGTTGGCATTTCCATCTCGAACTTTTCCTCCAGGAAGTGCAGAAGCAGTTGCACTGCCAAATCCTGGGGATTATCATTGGAGAAAAGGTGGTGAGGTTCACCTAAATGATCCCTTTGCTATTTCAAAACTTCAAGAGGCTGCTAGAACTAACAGTGTGGCTGCATATAAAGAATACTCGAAGTTCAttcatgaattaaacaaagcCTGCAATCTCCGGGGTCTTCTGAAATTTAAAAGCACAGAGCAGAAGATTCACTTGGATGAAGTGGAACCTGCCAGTGAGATTGTAAAACGGTTCTGTACTGGTGCTATGAGTTATGGATCAATATCATTGGAGGCACACACTACACTGGCCATGGCTATGAACAAAATTGGAGGAAAGTCAAATACAG GTGAGGGAGGTGAGCAGCCGTCTCGTATGGAGCCACTTCCAGATGGTTCAAGAAACCCAAAGAGGAGTGCAATTAAGCAGGTTGCTAGTGGCAGATTTGGAGTTTCAAGTTACTATCTTACGAATGCTGATGAACTGCAGATAAAAATGGCTCAG GGGGCCAAGCCTGGTGAAGGAGGTGAGCTTCCTGGGCACAAGGTTATTGGAGACATTGCTGTTACAAGGAATTCTACTGCTGGTGTGGGTCTTATCAGTCCACCTCCCCATCATGATATCTACTCGATTGAAGACCTTGCTCAATTAATTCATGATCTTAAG AATGCTAACCCGACAGCTCGAATTAGCGTAAAGTTAGTATCTGAAGTAGGTGTTGGAGTAGTTGCTAGTGGAGTTGTGAAGGGGCATGCTGACCATGTGTTAATCTCTGGACATGATGGAGGCACAGGGGCCTCTAGATGGACGGGTATTAAGAATGCTGGGCTTCCATGGGAACTTGGTTTGGCTGAGACGCATCAAACCTTGGTTGCTAATGATCTTCGCGGTCGCACAACTCTTCAGACAGATGGCCAACTAAAAACCGGAAGAGATGTTGCCATAGCCGCACTTCTTGGTGCAGAAGAGTTTGGTTTCAGCACAGCACCCCTCATAACTCTTGGCTGCATTATGATGCGGAAGTGCCATAAGAATACCTGTCCTGTTGGCATTGCAACCCAAGATCCAGTACTTCGTGAGAAGTTTGCAGGAGAACCAGAACAtgtcattaattttttctttatggtagCAGAAGAATTGAGAGAAATAATGTCACAGCTTGGTTTCCGTACTTTAAATGAGATGGTTGGTCGTTCAGATATGCTTGAAGTCGATAAAGATGTGACTAGAAACAATGAAAAGCTTGATAACATTGATCTATCCTTATTACTTAGACCTGCAGCAGACCTTCGGCCTGACGCTGCACAATATTGTGTCCAGAAACAGGATCATGGTTTGGACATGGCTCTTGACCACAAACTAATTTCTCTGTCCAAGGCTGCTATTGAAAAGTCTCTTCCTGTATACTTTGAAACAACTATTTGCAATGTGAATCGTGCTGTTGGGACAATGCTTAGCCATGAGGTGACCAAACGTTACAACAGGGAAGGGCTTCCTGCTGACACTATCCATATCAAATTCAATGGAAGTGCAGGACAAAGTCTCGGAGCATTCCTGTGCCCGGGTATCATGCTTGAGCTTGAAGGTGACAGCAATGATTATGTTGGAAAAGGATTGTCAGGTGGAAAGATTGTAGTTTATCCTCCCAAGAAAAGCAAGTTTgatccaaaagaaaatattgtgATCGGTAATGTTGCTCTTTATGGTGCAACTAGTGGAGAGGCATACTTCAATGGAATGGCAGCAGAAAGATTCTGTGTTCGCAATTCTGGTGCTAGGGCAGTTGTCGAAGGCGTTGGGGATCATGGTTGTGAATACATGACCGGTGGCACTGTTGTGGTGCTTGGGAAAACTGGCAGGAACTTTGCTGCTGGTATGAGTGGTGGTATTGCCTACATTCTTGATGTGGATGGGCAATTTCGGTCCCGATGCAATCTCGAGCTTGTAGATCTTGATaaacttgaagaagaagatgtgaTGACCCTTAAAATGATGATACAGCAGCATCAACGGCACACAAACAGCTTGCTGGCCAGTCAAGTACTGGCTGATTTTGGCAATCTTTTGCCTAAGTTTGTCAAGGTTATCCCAAGAGAGTACAAGCGTGTTCTTGCAAATATGAAAGACGAAGCCTCCAAACAGGATGCTGTTGACGAAGCTGAGCAAGACGAACCAGAGTTAATTGAGAAAGATGCTTTTGAAGAACTTAAGAAGTTGgcagcatcatcatcattaaaTGGGAAATCCAATCAG ACGGTAGAGGATTCTGAAATATTTAAGAGGCCTTCTCAGGTCAGCGATGCTGTCAAACATCGCGGTTTTATTTCTTATGAGCGTGAGGGCGTTCAATATAGGGATCCTAATGTTCGGATGAATGACTGGAAGGAAGTTATGGAGGAAACTCAACCTGGACCGCTATTAAAGACTCAGTCAGCCCGTTGCATGGACTGTGGCACTCCTTTCTGCCATCAG GAGAACTCTGGATGTCCTCTTGGTAATAAAATACCCGAGTTCAATGAGCTGGTGTACCAGAATAGGTGGCATGAAGCATTAGAAAGACTTCTAGAGACAAATAACTTCCCTGAGTTTACTGGTCGAGTTTGCCCGGCACCTTGTGAAGGTTCCTGTGTTCTGGGTATTATTGAGAATCCTGTATCTATCAAAAGCATCGAATGTGCCATCATAGACAAGGCTTTTGAGGAAGGTTGGATGGTTCCACGACCTCCTCTCAAGAGAACTGG GAAAAGGGTTGCCATTGTTGGAAGCGGACCAGCTGGTCTAGCTGCTGCTGATCAACTAAACAGATTAGGCCATACGGTGACTGTGTATGAGCGTGCTGATAGAATTGGAGGGCTCATGATGTATGGAGTTCCTAATATGAAGGCTGACAAAGTGGATATAGTTCAACGGCGGGTTAACCTTATGGCTGAGGAAGGTGTCAACTTTGTGGTTAATGCTAGTGTTGGAAATGATCCTTTGTACTCGCTTGATCGCCTTCGAGAGGAGAATAATGCCATTATTTTAGCAGTAGGAGCAACAAAACCAAG GGACCTTCCTGTACCAGGGCGAGAGTTGTCAGGTGTTCATTTTGCTATGGAGTTCCTTCACGCAAACACCAAAAGCTTACTAGATAGCAATCTTCAGGATGGTAACTATATTTCTGCTAAGGGCAAGAAAGTTGTGGTAATTGGTGGAGGTGACACTGGCACTGATTGCATAGGAACATCCGTTAGACATGGCTGTAGTAGCATCATAAATTTGGAGCTTCTCCCTCAGCCACCACGAACAAGGGCTCCAGGAAACCCTTGGCCACAG TGGCCTCGTGTATTCCGGGTAGATTACGGGCACCAAGAAGTTGCAGCTAAGTTTGGCAAAGATCCAAGATCTTATGAGGTGCTTACTAAGAGATTTGTGGGAGATGAGAATGGGGCTGTGAAAGGACTTGAGCTGGTTAGTGTCAAATGGGAGAAGGATGCTACTGGGAAGTTCCAATTCAAGGAAATCGAGGGCTCTGAGGAGATCATCGAGGTTGACCTAGTCCTACTAGCAATGGGTTTCCTTGGACCTGAGGCG ACGGTAGCAGAGAAGTTGGGGTTGGAGCGTGACAATCGCTCAAACTACAAGGCGGAGTATGGTCGGTTCTCAACCAATGTGGATGGGGTATTTGCAGCTGGGGACTGCCGGCGTGGTCAATCCCTGGTGGTGTGGGCAATCTCAGAGGGGCGGCAAGCTGCTGCACAAGTTGACAAATACCTCTCCATTGAGGAAGAAGACGACCACACCATTAGCAATGGCAGCcatgaaaatattttgaagaggCATCAAGATCTTAGCAAGAGGAACACAGGTAGTAGCAAACACACAGTGATGACATAG